TTTTCATTCTTATACAATTCTAAAAGAGAAAGAATAGCGTTCTTTGATTCTTTATTTGAGAAAACAACCATCTCAACTTTTTCATCAAATTTATCAACTGTTTTGACCGTTAAGTCTGATAACGTATTGAGCTTTCTTTGACTTAAGTCCCAAATTCCACCTTTTTTAAAAACGATAAAATTTAAAACAGCAAGGATGCAAAAGAGTAAGAAAAAGGCGGTAAAATTAGAAAGTAAATTTCTTCCAAAAGTACTCTTAACAAAATTTCTTATCTCAGTTAAATGAAAGTAAAAAGTTAGAATCGTCATTGCAAGAGCAATGATAAAAGTAGCTCCCACTAAGAAAGCATGCTCAGGAATAACTAAGAAGAGAAAGCATGCGATTAAATAGAAAACAGCGCAAAGGCTTAGAGTAATTTTTTTCATTTTCTAACCCCCATATTGCGAATGCCCACAAAACTAAAGAAGCCAATAAATGAAGCTAAGTAAAGTAGATCAAAGCTTGTTATTGCCCCACGTGAGAAATAGAAAATATGAGAACTAAAACTGAAGTATCTCATAATGGCCTGAACCATCTCATTTTGAATAACATTTGAGCTGGCATAGACAATAAGAAATGAAAATAGCGCCCCAAAAGATAGAACAATAGAAGCAATATATGAGCGACTTAATAATGAAGCATTAAGACCGATGGCCAAGTAGCACATTCCCAGCCCATAGATTCCAATCATATTTGTAAATAATATTGCAAAGTCATCAAACCCCTTTGGTGCTAGAAATAGCGGGATAATGAAGATTGGCAAAGTAATGAAAACAAGCTTAGTAAGGGCACTTAAGTACTTTGCAAAAAAGATCGACTCATCACTTAAGTTTGAAAGCTTTAAAAGAGAGAAAGTATTCTCTCTCTTTTCTTTAACAAAGGCACCCATTGTAATCATAGGAGCAAAGAAAAGTAGAATAAAATTTAGCGCCGAAAATGTTGGTGCAATAACAAAGTCCACGACAGTCTTATTTGTTAACTGTGGTGCCATTTGTAAATTATTATAGAAAATTGCAGACATTATAAAGTTTGAGATGGCCGCAAAGATATAAATAATTGGAGATGAAAAACTCTCCACAACTTCTTTCTTATAGACAATTGAAATTCCTCTTAGGAGCGGTATTGTTTTTTTCAAACTCATGCCTTCCCTCCTGGCTTTGCCGTTAGCTTCTTAAAGATATCCTCAAGGCCAACTTTCTTATTCTGCTGTGAAAGAATAGATAGATCATTTTGTGCAAAGTATTTCGAAAGAATGACTCGTAAGTCCCCATCTGACTTTTCTTTAGAACTCTCTTTAGAAAAAGTATAAATATCACCAGATACTGTGAAATTAACACCAAGCTCTTTTAGCCCATTAAGCTTACTTGTATCAATATTTTCAAATTCAACTTCTACCTCTTGTTTAATCTCAAGAGTTTTTTCAATTTCATCAATTGGTCCATGAGCAATAATATGTCCCTCATTTAAGATGGCGATATCATCACAAATTGAAGCCAGATCACTTAATTGGTGAGAAGAAATAAATATTGTGTGATCTTTAGAGAGATCTTTAATCACTTCTTTAATTTGAATAATCGCATTTGGATCAAGGCCAACTAATGGCTCATCTAAAACAAGAAGTTTTGGGTTATGACAGATTGCTGCTGCA
This sequence is a window from Halobacteriovorax vibrionivorans. Protein-coding genes within it:
- a CDS encoding ABC transporter permease; translation: MSLKKTIPLLRGISIVYKKEVVESFSSPIIYIFAAISNFIMSAIFYNNLQMAPQLTNKTVVDFVIAPTFSALNFILLFFAPMITMGAFVKEKRENTFSLLKLSNLSDESIFFAKYLSALTKLVFITLPIFIIPLFLAPKGFDDFAILFTNMIGIYGLGMCYLAIGLNASLLSRSYIASIVLSFGALFSFLIVYASSNVIQNEMVQAIMRYFSFSSHIFYFSRGAITSFDLLYLASFIGFFSFVGIRNMGVRK
- a CDS encoding ABC transporter ATP-binding protein translates to MDQGMDNSLVKLSAIRKTFPGKEVLKGVDLTIGRQGVLGFLGPNGAGKSTLMKIILEEQEYTAGELIKSEDLTIGYLPEEPSLYRHMTVAPFLKFVQEIYATSQNAYSIQEIIEKCGLSDVSHQRIENLSKGYKQKVGIAAAICHNPKLLVLDEPLVGLDPNAIIQIKEVIKDLSKDHTIFISSHQLSDLASICDDIAILNEGHIIAHGPIDEIEKTLEIKQEVEVEFENIDTSKLNGLKELGVNFTVSGDIYTFSKESSKEKSDGDLRVILSKYFAQNDLSILSQQNKKVGLEDIFKKLTAKPGGKA